Proteins encoded by one window of Candidatus Binatia bacterium:
- a CDS encoding amidohydrolase family protein, producing MMRFPWIRMQRKTDPELPVEPPIPLGNLSNGEFFHEQTPLERRMRDEILRRADEGARKLGIDRREFLASALGMTTSLAVVNLFSGCSDSSSGFRTPEDPLDCEGANEILTGDEFIFDIQTHHIEDEETWRERHPGREFNADGFAQFITLYQCDLPDRRECIGPAQYARFIFLESDTTVATLSGFPSPMCDDGTLCTNLNSNEGMAYWRQLINDAAGSQRMVQHCQVAPNDRWELQAAMMERIREEYGNHGWKCYPPWGPNGQGWWLDDEEIAGPFIQKCIELGEPLICAHKGFPLPGFDRIHTDPRDVGPAAVRYPQVNFVVYHSAFEAQNREGPYDPNGLGVDRLCRTVEEHGLKGKNVYAELGSAWVLSMRNAEGAQHLIGKLVKFLGEDNVLWGSECVWFGSPQPQIEFFRALQISPEFQEKYGYPELTPEIKRKILGLNAARIYGIDPNAVRCTIDESKLGRARRELDLALGPRRWVFQKPLGPRTRREFMALARWRQFLNRPA from the coding sequence ATGATGCGCTTTCCCTGGATTCGCATGCAGCGGAAGACCGACCCCGAGCTGCCGGTCGAGCCCCCGATCCCGCTCGGCAACCTGTCGAACGGCGAGTTCTTCCACGAGCAGACGCCGCTCGAGCGCCGCATGCGCGACGAGATCCTGCGCCGCGCCGACGAGGGCGCCCGCAAGCTCGGCATCGACCGTCGCGAGTTCCTCGCGAGCGCGCTCGGCATGACGACCTCGCTCGCGGTGGTGAACCTGTTCTCGGGCTGCTCGGACTCGAGCAGCGGCTTCCGCACCCCGGAGGATCCGCTCGACTGCGAGGGCGCGAACGAGATCCTGACCGGCGACGAGTTCATCTTCGACATCCAGACGCACCACATCGAGGACGAGGAGACCTGGCGCGAGCGTCACCCGGGGCGCGAGTTCAACGCCGACGGCTTCGCGCAGTTCATCACGCTCTACCAGTGCGACCTGCCGGACCGTCGCGAGTGCATCGGCCCCGCGCAGTACGCGCGCTTCATCTTCCTCGAGTCCGACACCACGGTCGCGACGCTGTCGGGCTTCCCGTCGCCGATGTGCGACGACGGCACGCTGTGCACCAACCTCAACAGCAACGAGGGCATGGCGTACTGGCGTCAGCTCATCAACGACGCCGCCGGTAGCCAGCGCATGGTGCAGCACTGCCAGGTCGCGCCGAACGACCGCTGGGAGCTGCAGGCCGCGATGATGGAGCGGATCCGCGAGGAGTACGGCAACCACGGCTGGAAGTGCTATCCGCCGTGGGGACCGAACGGTCAGGGCTGGTGGCTCGACGACGAGGAGATCGCGGGGCCGTTCATCCAGAAGTGCATCGAGCTCGGCGAGCCGCTGATCTGCGCGCACAAGGGCTTCCCGCTGCCCGGCTTCGACCGCATCCACACCGACCCGCGCGACGTCGGCCCGGCCGCGGTGCGCTACCCGCAGGTCAACTTCGTCGTCTACCACTCGGCGTTCGAGGCCCAGAACCGCGAGGGGCCGTACGACCCGAACGGGCTCGGCGTCGACCGTCTGTGCCGCACGGTCGAGGAGCACGGCCTCAAGGGCAAGAACGTCTACGCCGAGCTCGGCAGCGCGTGGGTGCTGTCGATGCGCAACGCCGAGGGTGCGCAGCACCTGATCGGCAAGCTCGTCAAGTTCCTCGGCGAGGACAACGTCCTGTGGGGCTCGGAGTGCGTCTGGTTCGGCTCCCCGCAGCCGCAGATCGAGTTCTTCCGGGCGCTGCAGATCTCGCCCGAGTTCCAGGAGAAGTACGGCTACCCGGAGCTCACGCCCGAGATCAAGCGCAAGATTCTCGGGCTCAACGCCGCACGCATCTACGGCATCGATCCGAACGCCGTGCGCTGCACGATCGACGAGAGCAAGCTCGGACGCGCGCGTCGCGAGCTCGATCTGGCGCTCGGTCCGCGGCGCTGGGTGTTCCAGAAGCCGCTCGGACCGCGCACGCGGCGCGAGTTCATGGCGCTCGCGCGCTGGCGGCAGTTCCTGAACCGGCCGGCCTGA